From Aspergillus fumigatus Af293 chromosome 5, whole genome shotgun sequence, a single genomic window includes:
- a CDS encoding gelsolin family protein: protein MPPHEGLVHLKEYDIKDSNVELIGSDIDHRVKYKSAASEPAWNNELVGQECGLFIWRIENFEVIPWPKERTGEFYDGDSYIVLHSYKTEEKLCHDIFFWLGSKTTQDEAGTAAYMTVELDEFLRGTATQHREVQAHPSPEFVALFRRLCVRSGGVRSGFNHVETEETSSTEAITLLRIFMHPGAARVDSVIVHEVEPTWGSLDDHDVFVLDQGQKIWVWQGKSCSPMEKAKAAQVVNDMTLAKHLDVEVLSQLESRSKIIVDLLGGKDIQQSSFKAPRPVSFPAGGDRDSDESQSLKLFRLSDATGAISFDLVKDGQRISPSDLDENDVFVCDTGSRLWVWQGSRASKLEKALWLNVAQSYARQIQEARTNLAAHLTPISNVVQGHESPAFWKAIRVRD, encoded by the coding sequence ATGCCTCCGCACGAAGGATTGGTTCATCTGAAAGAGTACGACATCAAAGACAGCAATGTGGAATTGATCGGTTCAGACATTGACCACCGCGTCAAATACAAGTCAGCCGCATCCGAACCAGCCTGGAACAACGAACTGGTAGGCCAAGAATGCGGCCTCTTCATCTGGCGCATTGAGAACTTCGAGGTCATCCCCTGGCCCAAGGAACGAACGGGTGAGTTCTACGACGGCGACAGCTATATCGTCCTGCACTCCTACAAgaccgaggagaagctgtgccacgatatcttcttctggctgggGAGCAAGACCACGCAGGACGAGGCGGGCACGGCCGCGTACATGACCGTCGAGCTCGATGAGTTCCTGCGCGGAACTGCGACACAGCATCGCGAGGTGCAGGCGCACCCCTCGCCGGAGTTCGTGGCGCTTTTCCGCCGGCTCTGTGTTCGGTCTGGGGGCGTGCGATCGGGCTTCAACCACGTCGAGACAGAGGAGACGTCGTCCACGGAGGCCATCACCCTGCTTCGGATCTTCATGCACCCTGGTGCTGCGCGAGTAGATTCAGTCATCGTGCACGAGGTGGAGCCGACCTGGGGGAGTCTCGACGACCATGACGTGTTTGTCTTGGATCAGGGCCAGAAAATCTGGGTCTGGCAGGGCAAGAGCTGCAGCCCGATGGAGAAGGCAAAAGCCGCTCAGGTGGTCAATGATATGACTCTTGCTAAACATCTCGACGTCGAGGTTCTGTCCCAGCTGGAGTCGCGATCCAAAATCATCGTGGACCTCCTCGGCGGCAAGGATATCCAGCAGTCGTCTTTCAAGGCACCGCGGCCTGTTTCGTTCCCTGCAGGAGGCGATCGGGATAGCGATGAGTCTCAATCACTCAAGTTATTCCGCCTCAGTGACGCTACAGGGGCGATTTCGTTCGACCTCGTCAAAGACGGGCAGCGGATCTCCCCGTCAGATTTGGATGAgaatgatgtctttgtcTGCGACACTGGTAGCAGACTATGGGTCTGGCAGGGCTCGCGGGCGAGTAAactggagaaggcgctgtGGCTCAACGTTGCCCAATCCTATGCCCGACAGATCCAAGAGGCTCGGACTAACCTAGCTGCTCATCTGACTCCGATCTCAAATGTGGTGCAAGGTCATGAAAGTCCGGCATTTTGGAAAGCTATCCGAGTCCGAGATTAG
- the sdh2 gene encoding succinate dehydrogenase iron-sulfur protein subunit SDH2: protein MAALRSTSRLVASTRPLFRPAVFARSYATVDPATGVGRTGSAEAKVTPETRTSNVQDPSPSQAPRIKKFHVYRWNPDKPTEKPKMQTYSLDLNKTGPMMLDALIRIKNEIDPTLTFRRSCREGICGSCAMNIDGVNTLACLCRIPTDTKQESRIYPLPHTYVVKDLVPDLTYFYKQYKSIKPYLQRDTKTEDGLENRQSPEDRKKLDGLYECILCACCSTSCPSYWWNSEEYLGPAILLQSYRWLADSRDEKTAERKHALDNSMSVYRCHTILNCSRTCPKGLNPARAIAEIKKMLATH, encoded by the exons ATGGCCGCTCTTCGTTCGACCTCGCGCCTCGTCGCATCCACACGGCCTCTGTTCCGTCCTGCCGTCTTTGCTCGCTCGTATGCCACTGTTGATCCCGCTACTGGTGTCGGTCGCACTGGCAGTGCGGAGGCCAAGGTTACCCCCGAGACCAGGACTTCCAATGTTCAAGATCCCAGCCCGTCCCAGGCTCCGAGAATCAAGAAGTTCCATGTCTATCGCTGGAACCCCGACAAGCCCACCGAGAAGCCCAAGATGCAGACCTACAGCCTGGATCTGAACAAGACCGGCCCTATGATGCTGGATGCGCTCATCAGAATCAAGAACGAGATCGACCCCACCTTGACCTTCCGGAGAAGTTGCAGAGAGGGTATCTGCGGTAGCTGCGCCATGAACATTGACGGAGTCAACACTTTGGCTTGCTTGT GCCGTATTCCCACCGACACCAAGCAGGAGTCGCGTATCTACCCGTTGCCTCACACCTATGTCGTCAAGGACTTGGTCCCGGATCTGACCTACTTCTACAAGCAATACAAGTCCATCAAGCCTTACCTGCAGCGTGACACCAAGACCGAGGAT GGTCTTGAGAACCGCCAAAGCCCCGAGGACCGCAAGAAGCTCGACGGTCTTTACGAATGCATCTTGTGCGCCTGCTGCTCGACCTCTTGCCCTTCGTACTGGTGGAACAGCGAGGAGTACCTGGGTCCTGCCATCCTGCTTCAGTCTTACCGTTGGCTGGCCGATTCTCGTGACGAGAAGACCGCCGAGCGTAAGCACGCTCTCGATAACAGCATGAGCGTCTACCGTTGCCACACCATCCTCAACTGCTCGCGGACTTGCCCCAAGGGCCTGAACCCCGCTCGGGCTATTGCtgagatcaagaagatgcttGCTACCCATTAG
- a CDS encoding polysaccharide lyase family 1 protein encodes MRYTSLFTAVTAALASTAAAVGVSGAAEGFAKGVTGGGNASPVYPKTNDELVSYLGDSQARVIVLTKTFDFRGTEGTTSGTGCAPWGTNAKCQLAINQNSWCDNYQPNAPKVSVSYDNAGVLGITVNSNKSLIGQGSAGVIKGKGLRIVSGAKNVIIQNIAITDINPKYVWGGDAITINNADLVWIDHVTTARIGRQHIVLGTQADNRITISNCYIDGVTDYSATCNGYHYWGIYLDGSNDMVTMKGNYIYHTSGRSPKVQGNTLLHAVNNYWYDNAGHAFEIGSGAYVVAEGNVFQNVKAVAESPISGKLFSSPDASTNKVCSSYLGHTCQINGFGSSGAFSQADTDILSKFKGKNIASAAAYNTVVSSVTANAGNGKL; translated from the exons ATGAGATATACCTCTCTCTTCACCGCCGTCACGGCTGCACTGGCTAGCACCGCCGCGGCCGTTGGCGTCTCCGGAGCCGCCGAGGGTTTTGCAAAGGGCGTAACAGGAGGTGGAAATGCCTCCCCTGTCTATCCTAAAACAAACGATGAGCTGGTCTCATACCTCGGTGACAGCCAGGCCCGCGTCATCGTCCTCACCAAGAC TTTCGACTTCCGCGGCACTGAAGGAACCACGAGCGGAACCGGCTGCGCTCCCTGGGGCACCAATGCCAAGTGCCAGCTGGCCATCAACCAGAACTCGTGGTGCGACAACTACCAGCCCAACGCCCCCAAGGTCAGCGTCAGCTACGACAACGCCGGCGTGCTCGGCATCACCGTCAACTCGAACAAATCCCTGATCGGCCAGGGCAGCGCCGGtgtcatcaagggcaagggtctGCGCATCGTCAGTGGCGCAAAGAAcgtcatcatccagaacATCGCTATCACGGACATCAACCCCAAGTACGTCTGGGGTGGAgacgccatcaccatcaacaacGCTGACCTCGTCTGGATCGACCACGTCACC ACCGCGCGGATCGGTCGCCAGCACATCGTCCTCGGCACCCAGGCCGACAACCGcatcaccatctccaacTGCTACATCGACGGTGTCACCGACTACTCGGCCACTTGCAACGGTTACCACTACTGGGGCATCTACCTCGACGGCTCCAACGACATGGTGACCATGAAGGGCAACTACATCTACCACACCAGCGGCCGCTCCCCCAAGGTCCAGGGCAACACTCTGCTGCACGCT GTCAACAACTACTGGTACGACAACGCCGGCCACGCCTTTGAGATCGGCTCCGGCGCCTACGTCGTCGCCGAAGGCAACGTCTTCCAGAACGTCAAGGCCGTCGCCGAGTCCCCCATCTCCGGCaagctcttctcctcccccGACGCCTCCACCAACAAGGTCTGCTCCTCTTACCTGGGCCACACCTGCCAGATCAACGGCTTCGGAAGCTCCGGCGCCTTCAGCCAGGCTGATACGGACATCCTCTCGAAGTTCAAGGGCAAGAATATTGCTTCCGCCGCTGCCTACAACACCGTTGTTTCCAGCGTTACTGCCAATGCTGGCAACGGTAAGCTGTAG
- a CDS encoding putative sexual development protein (LsdA) yields MKFLLIAFLLFLANLTLAAPHRPGRNESSLPDNLPFPSPGQVREIELRARGTLPNTPPPNNISRQGIVNLQWIAFNENFEVAFFNSLLHNVTNNVTGYEISSDDDEGDKDEDRDMVIRSLTAILAQEELHELSANMALQNFNVSPILPCKYHFPVSDFDSAIVLAANFTDLVLGTLQDVAERFAVGGNFNLTRIIASVVGNEGEQEGWFRVLQDKIPSEPPFLTISDLNFAFSAILNAFVVPGSCPNIHEIPLQRFHPLAILTPPEDRTQIIRVAFRSGKHMEQRLWMTYINQQNLPIVESMNIISSENRTVVAEILFPYDQFLMNGLTIAAVTNSSGPFRNANDVARATVAGPGLIIVN; encoded by the exons atGAAGTTCCTTCTTATTGCctttctgctcttcctcgCGAATCTTACTCTCGCTGCGCCACACCGGCCGGGGCGCAATGAATCCTCGCTGCCAGATAACCTGccctttccttctcctggtcAGGTCCGAGAAATAGAGCTGAGAGCACGCGGAACACTGCCAAACACACCTCCTCCAAATAACATCAGCAGACAGGGTATTGTCAACTTACAATGGATCGCTTTCAACGAGAACTTCGAGGTGGCTTTCTTCAACAGTCTTCTTCACAATGTCACCAATAATGTGACGGGCTACGAGATATccagtgacgatgacgaaggtgaCAAAGATGAAGACCGGGATATGGTCATCCGAAGTCTCACTGCAATTCTCGCG CAAGAAGAGCTGCATGAGTTGAGCGCCAATATGGCCCTTCAAAATTTCAATGTTTCGCCCATCCTTCCGTGCAAGTACCACTTCCCTGTCTCCGACTTTGATTCCGCGatcgtcctcgccgccaaTTTCAccgatcttgtccttgggaCCCTGCAAGACGTGGCGGAGCGCTTTGCCGTAGGGGGCAACTTCAACTTAACTCGAATCATCGCGTCGGTGGTTGGAAACGAAGGCGAACAAGAGGGCTGGTTCCGCGTGCTGCAGGACAAGATACCCAGCGAGCCTCCCTTCCTTACCATCAGTGATCTCAATTTTGCTTTCTCCGCCATACTCAATGCTTTTGTCGTCCCCGGCAGCTGCCCGAATATCCATGAGATTCCACTGCAAAGGTTTCATCCCTTGGCCATCCTGACACCACCCGAAGACCGGACACAGATCATCCGAGTCGCCTTCAGGTCTGGAAAACACATGGAGCAGCGCTTGTGGATGACCTATATCAACCAACAGAATCTACCAATAGTGGAATCAATgaacatcatctcctccgaAAACCGGACAGTGGTCGCAGAGATCCTTTTCCCGTATGACCAGTTCCTGATGAATGGATTGACCATTGCTGCTGTGACCAACAGCAGTGGTCCGTTCCGCAATGCGAATGACGTGGCGCGGGCGACAGTGGCTGGACCTGGCTTGATCATTGTCAATTGA
- a CDS encoding putative nitrate reductase, giving the protein MPKPTGATDLEILNEPDWTQSHSHRVGVRNRDDRFPGLTHEGDDWRYELEKEAERRAEELRAKAKRGELLTVRDFFQQQEDFHLRRPDVHPKHWRYVLHTTEEFIKEGQPWLINEKKKETEEGEKGKKKKEQQEKVGEQQQQQKEQEEGGSDGSGKKPVESGQEGPDQGDEEDSKKPKYTPEQQALLAYLKQEAEYMQSLKSNDGKGRSPAGSSSVPGEIDEADQFTPDNWVPRTDHLIRLTGKHPLNGEPDLVELFDAGLITPNYLHYVRSHGPVPHLLWENHKLEISAGKSLTLLMDDLKDRFESINIPAVMACDGNRRKELNLIKRSKGFNWGPAAVGCAYWKGVLMRDVLLMADILQLMDEYKDVPLWVNFGGAEILSEGKYETSIPLDYCMDPCNDVILAYEMNDSPIPPDHGYPLRLVIPGYVGGRCVKWLEKIWVTDRENDTYYHIFDNRVVPSFVTDRFDEIGQTMYRLPSTACNEQMLNSVIARPAQGERIDLAEVRKGRKYRIMGYAYNGGGNEVQRVEVSLDGGVNWLYCVRKFPEAPLRHGKKFWTWLHWHVDIDITQLLRAEQITVRCWDVNKNTQPENPTWNLEGMMNNCHYVVKSETFVEPTNNKPYLLFRHPAEAGTGDNGWMKPSIDIQKEDIRRSAAVPEKQFTREEIEKHTTDDDCWIIINDKVYDATSVLSWHPGGKAPIMAHAGRVHQDTSKEFESIHDDYAVRKLEECLLGSVTQKTQEFIKHDAEEKAKEKAKSTKEESAVALKRHKWTAVKFLCKRPLSEDTKCYTFELPSRDKKLGLETGQHLQIGFHFQDRLVIRPYTPTRPILESEEDGTFDLVVKTYFPSSAQPGGTMSNILDCLQEGEEVEVKGPAGEIRYRGNGEFRVDDKTYHFDHITLILGGSGITPGYQLIARILRTEQGKGPKVRAIDANKSEEDILMRGELDKYATENADQFQITYVLSHPAEDWTGEKGHVNEKILHKYAFEPGEKSVALLCGPPAMIQKAVLPVLKKWGYDEDKNLFGF; this is encoded by the exons ATGCCCAAACCCACCGGCGCAACAGACCTTGAAATCCTGAACGAGCCGGACTGGACGCAATCGCATAGTCACCGGGTCGGTGTGCGCAACCGCGATGATCGCTTCCCCGGCCTGACGCATGAGGGAGACGACTGGCGCTATGAGCTCGAGAAGGAGGCTGAGAGACGGGCGGAGGAGCTGCGAGCCAAGGCCAAGAGGGGGGAACTGCTAACTGTGAGGGACTTTTTCCAACAACAGGAG GACTTTCATTTGAGGCGGCCGGATGTGCATCCGAAGCATTGGCGATATGTGCTGCACACGACGGAGGAgttcatcaaggaaggccagccatggctgattaacgagaagaagaaagagacggaagagggggagaaggggaagaagaagaaagagcaGCAAGAAAAGGTAGgggaacagcagcagcagcagaaggagcaggaagagggtGGGAGTGACGGCTCGGGAAAGAAGCCTGTCGAATCAGGTCAGGAAGGACCAGATCAgggcgacgaggaagactcgAAGAAACCAAAGTATACCCCGGAGCAACAAGCACTCCTGGCGTATCTGAAGCAAGAGGCGGAGTATATGCAGTCGTTGAAATCGAATGACGGCAAGGGCCGTTCGCCTGCGGGGAGTTCCTCTGTGCCAGGAGAGATCGATGAAGCCGATCAATTCACCCCAGACAACTGGGTTCCTCGGACGGACCACTTGATCCGATTAACAGGAAAGCATCCGCTGAATGGCGAGCCAGATCTGGTCGAGCTCTTCGACGCAGGTCTCATCACCCCCAATTACCTACACTATGTGCGCAGCCACGGCCCAGTGCCGCACCTCCTCTGGGAGAACCACAAACTGGAGATTTCAGCCGGCAAGTCGTTGACCTTGTTGATGGACGATTTGAAGGATAGGTTCGAGAGCATCAACATCCCCGCCGTGATGGCGTGCGACGGAAACCGGAGAAAGGAGCTCAATCTGATCAAGCGCAGCAAAGGGTTCAATTGGGGCCCGGCGGCCGTAGGTTGTGCATATTGGAAGGGCGTGCTCATGCGAGACGTCCTGCTCATGGCAGATATTCTGCAGCTGATGGACGAATACAAGGACGTGCCTCTTTGGGTGAACTTTGGAGGGGCCGAAATTCTCAGCGAAGGAAAATACGAAACCTCCATCCCTCTGGATTActgcatggatccatgcaATGATGTGATCCTTGCCTATGAGATGAATGACTCGCCCATACCTCCGGACCATGGCTACCCACTGCGCTTGGTGATTCCCGGGTACGTGGGCGGACGGTGCGTGAagtggctggagaagatctgggTGACCGACCGTGAGAATGACACCTATTACCATATCTTCGATAACCGGGTCGTCCCATCCTTTGTGACCGACCGGTTTGACGAAATAGGGCAGACCATGTATCGTCTCCCGAGCACGGCATGCAACGAACAGATGCTGAACTCGGTCATTGCGAGGCCAGCGCAGGGAGAGAGGATAGACCTCGCGGAAGTAAGAAAGGGCAGGAAATATCGAATTATGGGCTATGCGTATAATGGAGGAGGCAACGAGGTACAAAGGGTTGAAGTTAGTCTCGATGGTGGAGTTAACTGGCTGTATTGCGTTCGCAAG TTTCCTGAAGCACCGCTGCGACATGGTAAGAAATTCTGGACTTGGTTGCACTGGCATGTGGACATCGACATCACGCAGCTCCTTCGCGCTGAGCAGATCACTGTCCGTTGCTGGGATGTGAACAAGAACACCCAGCCGGAAAATCCGACGTGGAATCTCGAAGG CATGATGAACAACTGCCACTATGTCGTCAAGTCGGAAACCTTCGTGGAGCCGACGAACAATAAGCCATATCTGCTGTTCCGTCACCCCGCCGAAGCTGGGACGGGCGACAACGGGTGGATGAAACCCTCGATCGACATCCAGAAGGAAGATATCCGGCGATCAGCAGCCGTTCCCGAGAAGCAGTTCACCCGTGAGGAGATCGAAAAGCACACCACGGATGATGACTGCTGGATCATTATCAACGATAAAGTATACGATGCGACCAGCGTCCTGAGCTGGCATCCAGGAGGAAAAGCGCCCATTATGGCCCACGCCGGTCGAGTTCATCAAGACACGTCGAAGGAATTCGAAAGTATTCACGACGATTATGCTGTTCGGAAATTAGAGG AGTGCCTCCTGGGATCCGTCACCCAGAAGACGCAAGAGTTCATCAAGCACGACgccgaagaaaaagcgaAGGAGAAAGCAAAATCAACAAAAGAGGAGAGCGCGGTTGCCCTTAAGCGTCACAA ATGGACCGCGGTCAAATTCCTCTGCAAACGACCATTATCGGAAGACACGAAGTGCTACACCTTTGAGCTCCCATCTAGAGACAAGAAGCTCGGCCTGGAAACAGGCCAGCATCTTCAGATCGGCTTCCACTTCCAGGACCGGCTTGTCATTCGCCCATACACCCCTACCCGGCCCATCCTGGAGTCCGAAGAAGACGGCACATTCGACCTTGTCGTCAAAACGTACTTCCCCAGTTCTGCACAACCAGGCGGCACAATGAGCAATATTCTTGACTGTCTtcaggaaggcgaggaggtcGAAGTAAAAGGTCCCGCAGGCGAGATCCGATACCGCGGGAACGGCGAATTCCGCGTCGACGACAAGACGTATCATTTCGATCACATCACATTGATTCTGGGAGGATCGGGCATTACACCGGGATATCAGCTTATTGCACGAATTCTGAGGACAGAACAGGGGAAAGGACCCAAGGTCAGGGCCATCGATGCCAACAAGTCCGAGGAAGATATCTTGATGCGCGGCGAACTCGACAAGTACGCAACAGAAAATGCGGACCAGTTCCAGATCACGTACGTGCTTTCGCACCCGGCGGAAGACTGGACGGGCGAGAAGGGGCATGTGAACGAGAAGATTCTTCATAAATATGCCTTTGAGCCAGGGGAGAAGAGTGTTGCGCTTTTGTGTGGTCCGCCGGCTATGATCCAGAAAGCGGTCTTGCCAGTATTGAAGAAATGGGGATACGACGAAGACAAGAATTTGTTTGGTTTCTAG
- a CDS encoding MFS transporter: MGVESIDTNYTADTTRDHFKSGTTFRSYDDDAFSYTDTVELSVAVANPESREWRPRVKDWLVLICISTLTMLVAFDATMVVPFIPSLSLTFGEPLSSNLWLNSCYLLASATGQIFFSMLAEVIGPGPLLVAAAVLSTVGTGVCSGSLQLSELVAGRFIQGLGGGGVVSVSLLCLAENIPDKHLIRFSNYVSRVRLAGAILGLVMGSLLFEYIAWRGAFYSSFFFCALGMLVIPFAIDLRGHRGISSQTFLRLDWLGGVLTLLGLCSLLIGISWGGTSYAWSAWQVLTPITIGASSMLVLAVNETNWAVRPFFHRNDFRTLPVLMMYAGSFLHGFTLFYHLQNLTIYFIFVRVLPLPLTAASLALILALALLTLTLTQKIAVLDKRRHCFWLVRVGWMLLLLCTGCLVTLNATTPTAGWILVLVAAGTGHGCLMAGLQKCLRPAPVPRDYCEQEERSVNPTSALLMCALFRTVGMCLAVTVSGTLFLGRVTADLGGLSFESAQGQMTGTATWDRIPENRFRSACAASLNFLWLVLTGVASLGVVSSVFTRAVG; this comes from the exons ATGGGTGTAGAATCCATTGACACAAACTACACTGCGGACACCACCAGAGACCACTTCAAGTCCGGCACCACATTCCGCAGCTACGATGACGATGCGTTTTCCTATACTGACACGGTCGAGCTGTCCGTGGCAGTGGCAAACCCAGAGAGTAGAGAATGGCGGCCCCGAGTCAAGGATTGGCTCGTTCTGATCTGTATATCGACCTTGACGATGCTGGTCGCATTTGATGCGACAATGGTCGTACCATTCATCCCG AGTTTATCACTCACGTTCGGAGAACccctcagcagcaacctgtGGCTCAACTCATGCTATCTCCTTGCCAGTGCCACGGGACAGATCTTCTTTTCGATGCTCGCCGAAGTCATCGGGCCCGGCCCTCTTCTGGTCGCAGCTGCTGTCCTTTCAACAGTGGGGACAGGAGTATGCAGTGGCTCCCTCCAATTATCCGAGCTAGTCGCCGGTCGTTTCATACAAGGActcggcggagggggcgTGGTATCTGTTTCGCTGCTCTGCCTGGCCGAGAACATCCCCGACAAACACCTCATCCGCTTCTCAAACTACGTCTCCCGGGTCCGCCTGGCGGGCGCCATCCTCGGATTAGTCATGGGTAGCTTGTTGTTCGAGTACATCGCCTGGCGCGGCGCCTTCTactcaagcttcttcttctgtgcGCTCGGCATGCTCGTCATCCCCTTTGCCATCGACCTGCGCGGCCACAGGGGGATCTCCTCGCAGACCTTTCTCAGGCTGGACTGGCTAGGCGGCGTGCTGACTCTCCTGGGACTGTGCTCGCTGCTTATAGGGATCAGCTGGGGCGGAACAAGCTACGCCTGGAGCGCCTGGCAGGTTCTGACACCCATCACTATCGGGGCATCCTCGATGCTTGTGCTAGCCGTAAATGAAACGAACTGGGCCGTCCGACCGTTCTTCCACAGGAACGATTTCCGCACTCTTCCCGTCCTGATGATGTATGCCGGCAGCTTCCTGCACGGGTTCACG CTCTTCTACCATCTCCAAAACCTCACCATatacttcatcttcgtccgGGTGCTTCCCCTCCCATTAACCGCTGCCAGCCTCGCCTTGATACTggccctcgccctcctcaCTCTAACCTTGACCCAGAAGATCGCAGTCCTGGACAAACGGCGCCACTGCTTCTGGCTGGTCCGCGTCGGATGGATGCTCCTTCTCCTGTGCACGGGGTGTCTCGTAACTCTGAACGCGACCACTCCAACCGCAGGATGGATCCTTGTCCTCGTCGCGGCCGGCACAGGGCACGGCTGTCTTATGGCGGGATTGCAAAAGTGTCTTCGGCCGGCGCCCGTGCCAAGGGATTATTGcgagcaggaggagagaagcgTCAACCCTACGAGTGCGCTGCTGATGTGCGCGCTTTTTCGGACGGTGGGGATGTGTCTGGCTGTGACTGTTAGCGGGACGTTGTTTTTGGGTCGTGTTACGGCGGACCTAGGGGGTCTGTCGTTTGAAAGCGCCCAGGGACAGATGACGGGGACAGCTACTTGGGACCGCATCCCGGAAAACCGGTTCAGGAGCGCCTGTGCCGCCAGCCTGAATTTCCTGTGGTTGGTGCTGACTGGGGTCGCGAGTCTTGGGGTGGTCTCTTCGGTGTTTACTAGGGCCGTGGGATGA